The genomic segment GCGGGCGTAGTAGAGCGCCGTGTCCATCGAGTAGCCCAGGCTGGGCGGACAGTCGATGACGATGAAGTCGAACTCGCTCTCCAGCGGCTCCAGCGCCTTCTCGAGGGCGATCTCCTTGATACGAACATGACGCGTCGTCGCCAGCTTCGCATCCAGCAGGAACGCGTCCTTGCACCCGGGCAGGAGGAACAGCCGGCCGCCGAAAGCACCCTCTTCTATCGGCACCAGCAGGTCACGCAGCGCACCCTTTCCCTCGCCAAGCATGTGCTTGGCCAGACTGGGCTCATCGATGGCGAGCATTTCGTAGCCAAGCTGCTTGGTCAGATGGCACTGAGGGTCGAAGTCGACGAGTAGGACGCGCTGGCCGATCTCCGCGAGAGCCTCCGCCACACCGGCTGACGTCGCCGTCTTACCGACACCGCCCTTCTGGTTCCCGAATACAAGACGCCGCGCACCGGTCGTGCGGGGGGCACGGCGGGGCGACGGGTGACTGTCGAGCCAAAGCCGGATCGACTGGGCGATGCCCTGGTTGAACGGGATCCCTCGGGCCTTGCAGTCGTCCTTGAACTCCCCGTAAAGGCCTGTCGGGAGATACGTGGCGAACGAACCGCCGCCCGACGTGTCGACCTGAGGGCGAGGAGCGTCGGCGCTGCGCCAGGCATGGACGCCTTCCGTAACGGCATCTTTGATATCCACGCCCAACTCTGCGGCACGGACCTTCAGTTCCTGTCGCAGCGGCGCGGGGAGCTTCGCAACTACCTTTTCCCGATCATCGGGACTGTATGGGGCGGTCATGCGGATACCTTACTCACCTATTGCGCGGGCGTAGCCGGACAACACTCGTCCTCACTCACTCCGTAATGCGGTAACTCCGTCGTGCTCGGGGTGCTCACAGCGACAGAGCGCTGGCCTACCACCGGCACCTGAGACGTCGTGCCTGCCGATGTAACGCCAGATGACTCCGATGTGCCCCCATGGACGAGGTGATCTCGTAGACGCCGGGGGCACGGCGAACGTCTTTGTTCCGTAAGCCGGGGCGGGGTGTGGTGCTGGAGGTCGGCGGTGAAGCGGGGTGTGCCCTTTGTCGCTCGGAGGTCGATAGCTCGCGCGCATGGCGCCGCAAGAACTGAGCCACCTTCACCGAAACGCACTCGGACGCTGACAACGCAGGGATAGCATCCGCAGGTTCTGCACCTCGAGGGAAGGCGGAGGGATGCTGCGGCTGCGGGCCTGGCTGGAGCTATGGGCAGCGAGGGCCTTCGATTTCGTCGATGGTGAGGACAAAACGGGGATCTACCACCGGTGTGTGGAGTTCGCGGTTGATGGGCCTGCGACGGAGCGATTGCTCGGCAAGCGTGCGGGCGTAGACCGTGAGGCCGTTGTGGATCGGATGATGACGGCGCGGTACCGCCGCTACACCATCCTCCGCTGTCCCTCGCCCTTGCTCGACCGAGCGATCGAAGACCTGGCTGCGGCCCGGGATAAACACGAGCGAGCAGCACGAGCGACGCAGTGGAACTGGCGAGTGGTCTGCTCGCTGGTCGCCACCGTCTCGATGGTCCTGCTGATATTCAGTGGCCTGCTCGCTCTGCTCATCGCAGTTGTGGCGGCAGCTGTCTCGATGGTCGGGCTGTACATCTGGCGCGGGTATGCGCTGTGGTCCAACCTGAGGCAGTGCCTGATAGCAGCAGGGCTCAAAGGCGCCTGGCTCGTTCAGCGCATCGAGGTAGGACTGTGCGCTGCACGCTGGGGTGAAGAGCTGCTTGAGACAGGTACTGCTCCCGTGGTGGCCGACCTGGTCCGCCATATGCTGGGCGACGACCCCGACTCCCTCTTCATTCCGGACGACTACGAATGGGGCCTGCGCGCGCCTCGAGCGCCCGGCTTCGTCATCGAGAACGGGGCCCGGCGTCAACTCGAACGCAAGCTCACGCATCTTGAGGACGGCACCATCGCCGTCTGCGGACCGCGCGGTGCGGGCAAATCGACGCTGCTGGAGCAGTGCGTCAAGAAAGCCGGCTTTGGCGTGATCGTCCAGGCGCCGGCCACCTACGCTCCCCATGACTTCCTCCTGTCGCTGTCGGTCCAGCTGTGCGAAAAGTACATGCGGGCCCGGGGCTATGAGCCCACCGGTTTCGCGCGCCTGTCGCCCGCGCGCCGAGCACTGCGGCGAATATGGCTCCAGGTCAAACGGCTGAGCCGGTGGAGCTCCTTCGCGGTGCCCGCCACCGCCCTGGTGGTGCTGGGCCTGTCCGCCTCGATGCGGTCCTTCTACAAGCAGTACGCCACGTCCGCGTCGGACGCCGCGCACGCGTACACCGACGCGATTGGCCACGACGTCACGGCCATCTGGCAGGGCCACACCGTTGTCGCGAGCTTGGCCGTCACGATCGGCGGGATCGTCTGGTGGAAGTCACGGCATGAAGCCTGGCTGCCCCGCATGCTGGGTCGCCTGTGGATGCGCGGCGTCAGACCTATCGGTTTGCTCCTGGCCTGGGCATCCGCTGCCACTCTGCTGCTCGACGAACAGATACGCCAGCAGGCCCTAAACCTCCATATCGCCCAGCCCGAGGCTCTCTACCGCGCTGTCGGCTATGCAGGAGGGCTGCTGCTCGTGTGGTGGTTCTTGCGCTTCGTTCGTGATTCGGGAGTCGAGTTCCCTCTTGGAAGATGGCACATCTTCCTAGAGAGAATCTTCCGCCCGATCAGCGCCGCCGCAGGAATTTACTTGGTGTTCTTCCTCATCACGAACCCGCAGATACGGTCCTTACTGGCGGACCCAGAAAACCCGCTGCGACTGGCAGGGATTATCGCCGGAGTCCTGGTGTCGAAGTTGGGGGACTGGCAACCGCATGCGGAAGAACCCGAGTTGGTCACGCGATGCCGCAACCACCTCTACCGTCTTCAGACGATCCAACAGGTGACCAACGGCGTGACCACGGGGGGCGCTGCCCAGATCCTGAGCCTGGGCACCAACCACTCCGCGTCTGTGTCCACAGTCCCCCCGAACTACCCGGAGCTTGTTGAGGAATTCCGCGAACTGCTCAGGTCCATCGCCGTCGAGAGGACCGAAGCGGGCAGGACCGTCGTGATCGCCATCGACGAAGTAGACCGCTTGGGCGCGGACACCGATGCGCTCGCGTTCCTCCGGGAGATCAAAGCCATCCTGGGCGTTCCCCTGGTCCACTACTTGATCTCGGTCGCCGAGGACGTGGGAGCCGCCTTCGTCCGCAGGGGCCTTCCTCACAGGGACGCCACCGACAGTTCCCTGGACGACATCATCCATGTCCAGCCCAGCACCCTCAGCGACTCACGCGCCATCCTGGCCAAGCGCTCACAGACACTGAAGGAACCACACATCCTGCTCGCCCACGCTCTGTCAGGCGGCATCCTGCGCGACCTGCTCCGCTATGGCCTGCAACTCCGCGAGACACAGGACAAGACCCAGTCCTACGAACTCACAGACATCTCGCGGCAACTCATTCTGGAAGAACTCGCGGAAACCTTCGCCGGCTTCCGGACCCTGCTGAGCAAACTGCAGTGGTCGCATGACACCAACGGCATCCTCGCCTCTTTCCGCACGCTCAGCAGCTACTTGCGCGACCCCTGTCCGTGCGTCGAAGCGGATGTGGTGCGCACGCTTGATCACTTCGCCTTTCACGCCTACGACGCCAGACCTCTTCTTGCGACCGTCGGCGACTCATCACATCGACCACCCGACGAACCAGAGATCAGCAGCAGTGCACGCCAGCTCATCGACGAAGCATCCACGTACGCCTACTTCTCACTCACCCTGCTCGACATCTTCAGCACCGACGGACTTGAGCGCCGTAAGCAACTGGCAGCCGAGCACGGCCAGGACGGCGATCCTGAACGGCTTGCCGACGCACGGCAAGAACTCGGGATATCGCCTTACAGCGCCCGGCCTCTGATCGACAGCATTCGCAAGGCTTGGGCACTGTCTCTTGGACCGGCCCCCGGTACTCGTCTCCCGGCATCGACCGTGAGGTGTCTCCGCCACAGAAGCTGCCCGAACATCCCATGAGGATCGACCGCCGGAGCGCAGCATTTACATGGCCCTAGTGGTGTCCGCCGGGCGGGCACGGCGTCGCCACGAGCGCCCGCTGTGCGGGAGCGGTGGTGAAGTTCCGGTGAAGTCTTCCGCCTCACGGGATCGTGCCTTTTCGCAGGTCAGAGCCGGTGTCTGCTGTGACGATGCTGAGTGTCGCGAAGATCCAGAGGCGTAACGCGTGGCGGTACTACATACGCGGAGTGGCGTTCGGGGACGGCCGCCGTCCGGCCGGACAGTCGTTGAAGGACGCCCAGGAGCTGGCCGGGCTCCCACCGGGACGGTGGCTGGGGCGTGGTCTGCGTGCGCTGGGACTCACCGAGGGCGCGGAGGTGTCCGAGCGTCAGCTGGAGCTGCTGTTCGGCGAGGGCCGGCACCCGGACGCCGACCGCATCGAGCGCGGCCTCCTGGACGACGGCGTCGACGCGACGACGGCCCGTCGGCCTACCGTGTTGGGGCAGCCGATCGAGGAGATCGAGGCCCGCAAGCAGACTCCGCTGCTCGGCATGGACTTCACGTTCCGGCCGCAGGCGTCGCTGGTCGTGCTGTGGGCGCTGGGCGATGCCACCGTTCGCCGGGTCATCGAGCGGGCCCACGAGCGGGCCGTCGCCACGGCGTTGCGCTGGCTGGAGGATGAGGTTGTCGAGACCCGGTGGGCGTCAGACCGCGGCCGCGCGAAGACGCCGGCGCTCGTGGTCGCCGCCTTCCGTCACTTCGACAACCGCGACGGGCTGCTGCTCCTGCACGAGCACTGCCTGATCCTCAACCGCGTCCAGCGCCTGGGCGCCGACGGCGTTCCGGTCTGGGGTGCTCTGGACACCTACCGCCTCTACCAGAACGTGGTGGCCGCCGGGACGCTGTACACCTTGGCGATGACGACCGAGGTGTGCGAGGCGCTCGGGGGCGTGTTGGGGCGGAGTGCAGGCCCGTATTGCCAGGTGGCGCGTCCTGCGGGTCCAGCGCCCATGGACCACGCGAGTTCGTAGATGCCGGATGCGCGCTGGACGCGCTTGACTGGTGGAGTACGTACGGGTTCGTTCGTGGCCGTCTGGCGTGTCGACGTCGCATTTCAGCTGGTAGATCGGCGTGCTGGGCCCGTTCACTCGATGGTGTGAGATCTCCGCAATAACTCGCAGATTCTGCGAGTGATCGCCGTAATCTGCGGCTTTGTGTCGGATCTCGAAAGTCGCACCCTGTCGCTCGTACGCACCGTGCCGGAGCCAGGCATGCCGGTGGACCCGGCCTCGGTGTCGGTCGAGGCCGGGCTCGCTGACGTTGTGACGCTTCAGCGGCGCCGGCAGGCAAGGATCTCGGCGCACGACGAGGAGAGCTTCTTCCTGGACACGCTGTCGGAGTATCAGTGGGCCCGGGACGCGGCGGGGCTGGCGCAGGAGACGCTGGATGGGCTGATCAAGCCGGTGATTGAGGTCTGTGAGTTCTACGGCACGGTGCCGTGGCAACTCTCTTCCCGCGAGGTCGACCGGTACTTCGCCGGGCCGGGGAAGCGGGCCCAGTCGACGATGCGGTACAAGATCGGCAAGATCGACCGGTACTTCGCGTTCCTGGAGCAGCGGTACGCGGGCGAGATTATGAGCCGCTTCGGGGCTGTGGTCGAGTCGCCGATCGATCCGTTCAACAGGCCCCGGCACCGAGGCGACTTCGGGCTGAGAATCCCGCCGTCGCAGGCGGCGATGAAGATGTTCTTCGGCCGCTGGCGCGAGGACCTGCCCCGGGCGCGGAAGTACCTGGTCGCCTGCCGCGACTACGTGATGACGAAGATCGCCTACTTGTCGGGCGTCCGTGCGGCGGAGTTGTGCGGCGTCTGCATGGGGGACGTGCACTGGGAGCACGGTCAGTGGGGCCGGTTCGTCGTCCTGGGCAAGGGCGCGAGCGGTTCGGGACCGCGGCCGCGCGAGGCGTACCTGTTCCAGGAGGGCCGGGCTCTGCTGTGGTGGTACATCGAGCAGATCCGGGGCGAGTTCGGTGATGATGCCGAGCACCCGCGGGCGCCGCTGTGGCCGTCGGAGCGCAAGCCGACGGCGATCGCGGCGCTGAACCTTCCGATCGCGCCGGCGATCGTGCCCTCGACGTTCCGTCGCGCCCTGCACAGCGCGGCGGCGAGCTACCTGAGCGGGCCGGTCACCGACCTTTTCCCGCACCTTCTCCGGCACGCGTGCGCGACCCACAACTACGAGCGCGGGATGACGTTGTGGGAGGTACAGAAGGTCCTCGGACACGCCTGGGCAACCACGACTCTTCGGTACATGGCGACCGCGCAGGCCGATCCTGAGCACGCGAACGTGGAGGCCAGCTCCCGGGCGGCCCGACGACTGGTGATGGACAAGGGGAACCTGAGGTGAAGTGGAATCTGCGGATGGTGGCCGCGCAGCGCGATCTGTGGCGGCCGCCCGAGGTACTAGCTGCGTTCCGGCAGGTCGGGTTCAACCCGTCGCTGAGCAAGGTCGCCGCGCTGTGGGGCGGCACTCCGGTCACGGTGCGACTGGAGGACCTGGACCTGATGTGCGCCGCGCTGGGCTGCACCGTCGCGGATCTGCTGCAGGCCGAGCCCCTCGCCGGAACCCAGGCGCTGCCGGAGGAAGGGGAACGGACGGCCGACGGCGCGGAATTGCCGTCGGGGCCGGTGCGGCCGGTGCCGGGAAGCCGCCGGGGGAGTGGGCCGCGCCCGCTCCCGCCGAGCTGAGCGCCGGTGGCCGCGGACCGGGCAACGGCCCGGAGCTGCGCGGACTGTCTGGGCTGGGTCGTCCTCAACCAGCGGGGGCCTGCGCCGGGTGCAGGCGCTGGCGACAGCACTACCGCGAGCGGGGAACGTGTCCGCGGTGCCGGCACGAGCGGCTGCTGAACTCCGACGGTCTGTGCCGCTCATGCCTGCAGGCGATCCGGCTGCTGGACGACGCCGAGTGGGCCCTGGGCATCGAGGGGGCACCGCCGCGTAACCTCCAGCTGACAGTCGGCGTCTATCACGACCGCGCGGACTCAGCCCGCCAGCTGAGCCGGGCCGGCGGCACCGGTCCGCGGACCAGCGAGGTGTGGAACCTCAGACTCCGGCAGCAGCGCGCGGGCACCGAGCAGCGGCCCGCGGTGCTGGAGCCGGGCGCGTGGGGGCAGATCCCGCTGTTCACGATCCCCAGGACTCTGACCGCGGACACGGCCCGGGCGGTTGCGGGCCGTCCGGTGCCCGGGTGGGAGAAAGCCCAGGCAGTGCTGGAGGAGATCGCCGCCGAACAAGGGCTGAGCCGCGGGAACCGCTACCGCAAGGCCGCGCTGCTGCGACTCGCGCTGGCGATCCGCGCGGCCGAAGGCACCTGGCTGCTGCCCGAGGTACTCCTGCGGGACCTGCCCGCCGGCCGCAACACCATCCGCCTCGTTCTCCAGCGGGCCGGGCTGCTGGCCTCCGAGCCGGAACCCCTGCGACTGTTCCCAGCAGTCCGCCGCCCACCCCGGACCGTGGCCGGCCGGGTGCCCTGGTGCCGGACGCCGCATTCGTGTGCGGACTGCCAGGCGTGGATGCCCTCTGGCCAGTACGGTTCCCGCTGCACTCCCTGTCAGCACTGGCACGCCAAGCTGGCGCGGAGCACCTGCACACGCTGCCACCGGCGGGAACTCCCGCTGCGGAAGGGCCGCTGCCGCGGCTGCCGCCCGTACCGTCTCCTCGACGACGCCCAGCCCGCCACCACCCGGTACACACAGCTGATGGTCGACGTGCCCGTCGGAGGATCCGGACCGCCCCCGCCGATCCCGGTCGACGAACCGTTCCAACCGGGGCTGCTACCCGCGCCGGTGCACACCGCTGCCGGGCAGGAGCAGCTGTTTGCCATCCGGCGCGACTGGACGCGGCTGCTGTCGGGCCTCCAGGGCCGGAACACGGCCGACCTGGGGCTGACCGGGACGACTGCACGGCTGGTCGAGGACTTCAGCCGGGTTCTGCACGAGCGGCAGTCACCCGGCCGCGACAGCAACATCCGCACCCTGAGCATCCTCGTCTATTGGTGCGGCGCCGAAGGGGCCATCTCCGAACGGGACATCCACGAGCTTGCCCGGACCGGACCGGGCCTCAGAGCCAAGACCGTCTGCCAGTTCCTGCGCGACCGGGGCCTTCTTCTGGAGGACCCCGACCTCCACCGCGATGTCGATCTGGCGTGGATCGAAGACACCATCGCCGCGATGCCGGAGGCCCTCGCTGGCGAGGTAGGGCAGTGGGTGAAGGTGCTGCGAAGCCGGGGCCGCCATGAAGGGGAGACCCGCGGCTACGACGCGATCCGCCCGTACCTCGCCTCTGTCCAGCCGGTGCTCACCGATTGGGCGGAGGCAGGCCTGCTCTCGCTTCGAGAGATCACCCGGCGCCACGTCGACGCGGCCGTGGACGGCCATGCCGGACGTGCCCGCCGGCAGCTCGCCCTCGCCCTGCGCAGCCTGTTCAGGACGCTGAAGCGCGAACGGGTGGTTTTCCGCGACCCTGCCCAGCACCTTCGCGTCGGGAACCCGACAGGGATCCCGAAGCCGGTCCGCAGCGACCTGCTGGCCAACGCGTTGCAGCAGACGAAGACCCCGCTCGGGCGCATGGTCCTTGTCCTGGCCGCTGTTCACGCCGTGCCCGTCCATGAACTCCGCACGATTCTGACGTGCGACCTGGACCTTGCACGCGGCACCCTCGTCATCCGGCGCGGCCTTCGACGGCACACCCTTTACCTGGAGGAACTCACCCACCGGATCACCGCCGACTGGCTGGACTACCGCCACGGTCGCTGGCCCGCCTCGACCAACCCTCGCCTGCTCGTCAGCCAGAGATCGGCACTCGACCCCGACCATCCCGCAGTCAGCAAGACCCTGCTCCGCGACGACCTGCCCCAAGGGCTCACCCTGGTCGGCCTGCGCCAGGACCGCATCCTCAACGAAGCCGCCGAAGCCGCCGACCCTCTCCGGCTGATGAGGCTCTTCGGGATCACGGAGAAGACCGCCATGCACTACGTCACCGTCGCCCACCCGGAGCGCACGGCCAAGCTGCCGAGGTGAAGCGGGCCGTCAGCCTTCCAGGGGATCTGCATGCCAGGGGGCGTCGGCTCGGGTGGGGCGGGCACCGGCGGCGATCCGCAGTACGTACACCGGCCGTTAGTCGTAGGGCCTTATCTGCATCTGTTAAGTGCAACGGCTGGCCACAAACCCATAGCTTGTGCAGGCACATCAGGCACGTTCCTCGCCGCCGAGGCGAGAGGATCGGCACGATAGGGGCACGGACGAGGCACTCGAGCGGAGCGAGGACGAGGGACCTCCTCAGCGACGACTAATGGCGATCTCTGAAAACGGCCGTGTTGTCGGCGCAGCCTTCTACAGTTCCGTCATGTCCAAATATCAACGGCTCCAAATGAATCGAAAGTACATGCTGGTCGAGTTCCCGGCCGGCACCCACCTCGACCACTCCCGTGCCTCCTCCGGCGGTATGCGGGGTACCGCCCGCGATGACCGGGACAACTCGCTCGTTGCCCAGGCCGAACTCTTCGACGCCGACGACCGGTACGACGAGGGCTACGGGGACGGCCTAAGGAACCTCCTCGTCAACTGCGCCACCGACATTGCAGTTGAGGTCGCTCAAACCGTGACGGTCGCCGCCGTGGAGGTTGCCACCCCGTACCTCAAGGAGGGGGCACGCCGATTCAAGGAGAAGCTGCGACGCAGGCCCAAGGACGCCCCGGCCGCTGAGGTGGTACAGGAGACTGCCCCCGAGGGGCCGACTGCGTCTGGTCTCCGACCGGTGACTGCTGCCGCCAACGGCCGCGACCAAGTGGACCTCGTCCTGCGTGCCGACCAGGGTGACGCCAATATGCAGGCTGCGTTGGAGCGAATCAACACGCGCGCGGCCGAGACATATGGCATCGCCGCGCACTACTCCGCCAGCCTGCCCGCGGCAGACGTGGTCGGCGAGGCCATGCGCCAGGCGCTGGCAGCAGCCGCGCCCGGCTACGTCGCCGCCGCCCTTGAACGCCTCGCCTTCGACGACGAGCTCGGCCTGACCCCCGCGCAGCAGAAGCGTCTGCGGGGTTGTGCTGCGGAGCTCGACCCCGGTGTGGTCGAAGACCTCACCGGCGCCAATGCCCCGCTCGCGTAGCCCGGACGCTCCGGGGGCGAGAGCGGCCGCTGCGCATTCGGCCCCCGGTCGGGCGGATCCCGGCCGGCGGCGCTGCCGTCCTGGAGCTACTGGTCCCTTCGTGGCAGCTTCAGGAGGACAGGGCACAGAGGGCTTCCCTAAGCTTGCGCCATGCCTTTCACGCCACTTCACCGCATACTCGGGCTCGCGCCTGGGCCACTGACCGGTGACATCCTGGACGCCGCCGTAACAGCTGGCGTGACGGAACACAGCGACTTGGACTGGAAGTCCGAGCTGCCGCCCGCCAAAGGTCTGCCGCAGACAGACTTCCCGAAGGATGTCGCGGCCATGGCGAACAGCGGCGGCGGTGTGATCGTTTACGGCGTACAAGAGACGCAGAAGGCGGCGACTAGCCGCGTCGATGTCGGCGAGTTCGATGAGGGCCACGAGCGGGCACTGCGAAGCGCCGCGATCACTGCGATCTCTCCGCCAGTGTTCGGGCTGGGTGTGCACCGTGTGGGCGAGGCAGGGAACAGGGCCGTGGTGGTGGAGATCCCGGCTAGCGTCGACGGTCCGCACCTGATCTATCGGCACGACTATTTTGGCGCTCCCGTCCGCAACGACGCCGACACGGTATGGATGAAGGAACGCCAGATCGAGGCCATGTACCGTGCTCGCTTCGACGAGCGCCGCCACGCGACCGAGGCCCTGGACTCGCTGTTCACCGAAGCCGCCGCCGGGCGCGACAGCCGCAAGCGGGCGTGGCTGATCGCGGTTGCCCACCCGCGGCTCCCTCTCGTTCGCGAGAGGCTGACGCGCGACCAGGCGCAGAAGGTGATGTCCAAGGCAGAGAGCCTTGCCTTGATGTACGCGGGGCGGGGTGGTGTTCACCCCCTGGAGAGCGTGAACCGGCTCAACCCTCGCCCTGGCCTGCGCCGGTGGGTCCTGGTGAACACGGCAGCGGCCGCCTACTCCTTGTGGAAGGAGGCGTGGGCCACCATCCACCACGACGGATCGGTCACCCTGGCGGCCGCTGTGGGCGGACACCGGCGTGCTGCTTCGGGCGCTGAGGGCGGGGAGTTCTTCGAGGGCCGCCACGTCGAGTCCTCTGCCATCGAGTGCTCGATCGCGGACATGATGGCGTTGGTCCGAGCGACTGCGGACCTGACCGGTGCCGGCGAGTACGACGTGCGTGTCGGAGTCGAGTGGGCTGGCGAAGGGCCGCTGACAATTCTGACCCGGGACACCATGGGCTTCGTTTACGACGAGGTGTCGACCCCTCTGCATCGGTATACGCCTGTCGAGACGACTGTGAATGCAGTTGCTTCTGACCCGGACTTTTTCTGGCAGGTGCACGACCTGGCGCAGGACTGCGTGAACCAGGGCGGTGTGTCGAACGTTCTGATGATCCGCCCTCCAGAGCGTGACGGGTCGGCGTAGCTGAGCTGCTCCCTGCGGGCCTGCTGTTACCGATTCGTTCGTCCCAGAAGCCGGTGCGAGCGATGGCGTCGGCGGTGACAGGTGGGGTGCGGTCGACAAGGAGAGGGTGGGGACGGGACCCGCGGTCTCCTTCTTGCGGGAGCCGGTTCGTGGCTACAGTCCAGGCCATGGCTTCTCCCGAGGCACTCGCAGCGCGCGCACTTGCCCAGGCCGCGGTGAAGCTGGCGCAGAGAAAGACCGCCTGCCCCGGGCCGCTGCCGGGGCAGGTCATGGCGCCTCGCATCTGAGGCGTCCATCGCGCCATGACCAGCACCGCTCGGCCCTCCGCCCAGCACTGCGAGCCTGACTCGACAGCCGTCCTGGACGCTGCAAACTGCTGACTGCCCGGCGAAGTTCTGGGATCATCGGCTGATGGTCAGCAGCAGGTACCGCTCGGGACTTCGGCAGCAGCTGGACGCTGTCGTCTCGCGCCACCTCAGCGGGAACACGCACGCCACCCTCAACGCAGCGTTCGCGGAGCTGGCCATGCCGGAGATCCCCAAGGAGGAGGGATCGCTGCGTGAACGAATCGAACGCAGCTACGCCCAGGTCTCCGACAACGACCTCACCCACGTCGCGCAAAGCATCCTGGCTCGTGGGAGCCTCACCGCTGCGACTCGCAACGGGATACAAGATCTACTTTGGGCGGAGTCGTCACCCCCGGGGATATCCAAGAGGGTCCGACGCGAACTGGCCCCCTCTCTGCCAGCCTTGGGTGAGACATCCCGCTCTGTCGGGTTAGCCTGAGAGGGTAGGACAGGAGAATCGCCCCTTATGACCAGCACTGAACCGGTCGGGTCCGACCCGGCACCGAGGCCGAAGCGCCGCACTTTCACCTCGGAGTACAAGCTGCGGATCGTCGCTGAGTACGACGCGGCGCCCAGGAACGAGAAGGGCGCGGTCCTGCGCCGGGAACGGCTCTACCACTCGCACGTCAAGGAATGGCGGGCCGCCCGGGACGCCCGGGCCCTGGAGAACCTGGTCGACCGCCGCACGAGCCCGGCCCGTGGGAAGAAGTCCGCCGCGGAGGTGGAGAACGAGAAACTGCGGCAGCAGGTGGCACGGCTGGAGAAGGACCTGGCCCGGAACAGGGCCGCACTCGAGGTGATGGGAAAAGCTTCCGCGCTCTTGGAAATGATCTCCGAGAGCGCGGACTGAAGCCTGCCGCAGTCCCTGTCGTGGACGAGGCGTTCACCGGCGTCGAGGTTCAGCTGGGCATCACGGCCGCGTGTCGGCTGACCGGTCGCTCACGTGCCACGCACTATCGCAGCCTCAAGCCCCCGACAGTCCGCGCACCCCGCTCCCACGCGCAGGTGCAGCCCTCGGCCCTGACGGACCAGGAGCGCTCTGCCGTCCTGGAACTGATGAACAGCGACGAGTACGCCGAACTGGCGCCCGCCCAGATCTGGGCCCGCGAGTTGGACGCCGGCCGCTATTACTGCTCCGTCTCGACGATGTACCGGATCCTGCGCGAGCAGGGTCAGTCCGGTGAGCGCCGACGGCAGGCCGCTCATCCCGCCAAAGCAGTGCC from the Streptomyces sp. AM 4-1-1 genome contains:
- a CDS encoding ParA family protein, translating into MTAPYSPDDREKVVAKLPAPLRQELKVRAAELGVDIKDAVTEGVHAWRSADAPRPQVDTSGGGSFATYLPTGLYGEFKDDCKARGIPFNQGIAQSIRLWLDSHPSPRRAPRTTGARRLVFGNQKGGVGKTATSAGVAEALAEIGQRVLLVDFDPQCHLTKQLGYEMLAIDEPSLAKHMLGEGKGALRDLLVPIEEGAFGGRLFLLPGCKDAFLLDAKLATTRHVRIKEIALEKALEPLESEFDFIVIDCPPSLGYSMDTALYYARTRDGEEASASGVVIPVLAEDSSADAYDMLYDQIEDLSEDLDVAIAKLGFVVNMYDSRKGFIATSSLESWKAIGDPPVLAVVPERKEQREANRLKAPLLSSAPNCEQSEAMRTVALAVKG
- the mobF gene encoding MobF family relaxase, giving the protein MLSVAKIQRRNAWRYYIRGVAFGDGRRPAGQSLKDAQELAGLPPGRWLGRGLRALGLTEGAEVSERQLELLFGEGRHPDADRIERGLLDDGVDATTARRPTVLGQPIEEIEARKQTPLLGMDFTFRPQASLVVLWALGDATVRRVIERAHERAVATALRWLEDEVVETRWASDRGRAKTPALVVAAFRHFDNRDGLLLLHEHCLILNRVQRLGADGVPVWGALDTYRLYQNVVAAGTLYTLAMTTEVCEALGGVLGRSAGPYCQVARPAGPAPMDHASS
- a CDS encoding site-specific integrase, whose translation is MDPASVSVEAGLADVVTLQRRRQARISAHDEESFFLDTLSEYQWARDAAGLAQETLDGLIKPVIEVCEFYGTVPWQLSSREVDRYFAGPGKRAQSTMRYKIGKIDRYFAFLEQRYAGEIMSRFGAVVESPIDPFNRPRHRGDFGLRIPPSQAAMKMFFGRWREDLPRARKYLVACRDYVMTKIAYLSGVRAAELCGVCMGDVHWEHGQWGRFVVLGKGASGSGPRPREAYLFQEGRALLWWYIEQIRGEFGDDAEHPRAPLWPSERKPTAIAALNLPIAPAIVPSTFRRALHSAAASYLSGPVTDLFPHLLRHACATHNYERGMTLWEVQKVLGHAWATTTLRYMATAQADPEHANVEASSRAARRLVMDKGNLR
- a CDS encoding helix-turn-helix transcriptional regulator; amino-acid sequence: MKWNLRMVAAQRDLWRPPEVLAAFRQVGFNPSLSKVAALWGGTPVTVRLEDLDLMCAALGCTVADLLQAEPLAGTQALPEEGERTADGAELPSGPVRPVPGSRRGSGPRPLPPS
- a CDS encoding ATP-binding protein, whose protein sequence is MPFTPLHRILGLAPGPLTGDILDAAVTAGVTEHSDLDWKSELPPAKGLPQTDFPKDVAAMANSGGGVIVYGVQETQKAATSRVDVGEFDEGHERALRSAAITAISPPVFGLGVHRVGEAGNRAVVVEIPASVDGPHLIYRHDYFGAPVRNDADTVWMKERQIEAMYRARFDERRHATEALDSLFTEAAAGRDSRKRAWLIAVAHPRLPLVRERLTRDQAQKVMSKAESLALMYAGRGGVHPLESVNRLNPRPGLRRWVLVNTAAAAYSLWKEAWATIHHDGSVTLAAAVGGHRRAASGAEGGEFFEGRHVESSAIECSIADMMALVRATADLTGAGEYDVRVGVEWAGEGPLTILTRDTMGFVYDEVSTPLHRYTPVETTVNAVASDPDFFWQVHDLAQDCVNQGGVSNVLMIRPPERDGSA